From one Sphingomonas sp. BT-65 genomic stretch:
- a CDS encoding TetR/AcrR family transcriptional regulator: MQRITQAGIRLFVAKGFEGATLDEIAAEAGISRRTFFHYFKSKDDILLALQSGMGEGIAAAVRQASPDARPLDAIRQAVIDTCAAVPPEDMIKIDRLMRSSASVQARKQASYVEHELTLFAALRDRWPQPERELALRLVALTAIGALRLSTERFSLEGGKRALTELLNEAFDALDAGI, translated from the coding sequence ATGCAGCGCATCACCCAGGCGGGAATCCGCCTGTTCGTTGCGAAGGGGTTCGAGGGGGCGACGCTCGACGAAATCGCCGCCGAAGCCGGCATTTCGCGCCGCACCTTCTTCCATTATTTCAAGTCGAAGGACGACATCCTGCTGGCGCTGCAAAGCGGTATGGGGGAGGGGATCGCCGCGGCCGTGCGGCAGGCTTCACCCGATGCGCGCCCGCTCGACGCGATCCGCCAGGCGGTGATCGACACCTGTGCCGCGGTTCCTCCGGAGGACATGATCAAGATTGACCGGCTGATGCGATCGAGTGCGTCGGTCCAGGCGCGTAAGCAAGCGAGCTATGTCGAGCACGAGCTGACGCTGTTCGCCGCACTTCGTGATCGCTGGCCCCAGCCCGAGCGCGAGCTGGCGCTGCGGCTGGTCGCATTGACCGCGATCGGCGCGCTTCGCCTTTCAACCGAACGGTTCAGCCTTGAGGGTGGCAAGCGCGCGCTGACCGAGCTGCTGAACGAAGCGTTCGACGCGCTGGACGCCGGGATCTGA
- a CDS encoding 3-hydroxyacyl-CoA dehydrogenase NAD-binding domain-containing protein — translation MTGPITTERQGDILVITSNNPPVNALGAAVRQGLAAAIAELAGDDSLKAAVIRCDGRTFFAGADITEFGKPMQEPSLPVLVDAIEASAKPVIAAVHGTALGGGCEVALACHYRIAVPSAKFGLPEVKLGILPGAGGTQRLPRVAGVAFALELATKGDPVPAQVAKDAGLVNRLAGEDSLTADAVAYAREVADARPLPRTSEMPVTVEPGVFDEFRKTNAKRFRNMDAPAEIIAVIEETAGKPYAEGVQRERMGFMKLIMGAQSAALRHIFFAERKAAKIDDVPEDTRLRPIKRVGVIGAGTMGGGISMNFLSAGIPVTIAEMQQEALDRGTGVMRKNYEGSAAKGRMTAAQVEGAMGLLKPTLNLEDLADCDLIIEAVYENMDVKKDIFGKLDKIAKPGAILASNTSYLSIDEIAAATSRPGDVVGMHFFSPANVMKLLEVVRGAKTDKDVLATVMDLAKKIKKVAVVAGVCYGFIGNRMLIPRQMEAMKLLHEGATPMQVDKVHVEFGMPMGPFQMSDLAGVDIGWHRDPTRIENIRDALAAENRWGQKTKAGFYDYDDKRNPSPSPRVAEIIEEFRKKTGTPQHEVTDEEIIERTFYTMVNEGAKILEEGMAQRASDIDVVWIYGYGWPPYRGGPMFWADTVGLKTIVAGLEKHGFEISKLLREKAESGGKFNG, via the coding sequence ATGACCGGCCCCATCACCACCGAACGCCAAGGCGACATCCTCGTCATCACTTCGAACAACCCGCCGGTGAACGCGCTCGGCGCGGCGGTGCGGCAGGGTCTCGCAGCCGCGATCGCGGAGCTCGCGGGCGACGACAGCCTCAAGGCGGCGGTGATCCGTTGCGACGGGCGCACCTTCTTCGCGGGCGCCGACATCACCGAATTCGGCAAGCCGATGCAGGAGCCCTCGCTCCCGGTGCTAGTCGATGCGATTGAGGCGAGCGCGAAGCCCGTGATCGCCGCGGTCCACGGCACCGCGCTCGGCGGCGGATGCGAGGTCGCGCTGGCGTGCCATTACCGCATCGCCGTGCCCTCGGCGAAGTTCGGCCTGCCCGAGGTCAAGCTCGGCATCCTGCCCGGCGCGGGCGGCACCCAGCGGCTGCCGCGCGTCGCGGGCGTGGCGTTCGCGCTCGAGCTGGCGACGAAGGGCGATCCGGTCCCGGCGCAGGTCGCCAAGGATGCGGGCCTGGTCAATCGCCTGGCGGGCGAGGACAGCCTGACCGCCGACGCGGTCGCCTATGCCCGCGAAGTGGCGGACGCGCGCCCCCTGCCCCGCACCAGCGAGATGCCGGTGACGGTCGAGCCGGGCGTGTTCGACGAATTCCGTAAGACCAACGCCAAGCGCTTCCGCAACATGGACGCCCCCGCCGAGATCATCGCGGTGATCGAGGAGACCGCCGGCAAGCCCTATGCCGAGGGCGTGCAGCGCGAGCGCATGGGCTTCATGAAGCTGATCATGGGCGCGCAGAGTGCGGCGCTGCGCCACATCTTCTTCGCCGAGCGCAAGGCCGCGAAGATCGACGACGTGCCCGAGGACACCAGGCTCCGCCCGATCAAGCGCGTCGGCGTGATCGGCGCCGGCACGATGGGCGGCGGCATTTCGATGAATTTCCTGTCGGCCGGGATCCCGGTGACGATCGCTGAGATGCAGCAGGAAGCGCTCGACCGCGGCACCGGCGTGATGCGCAAGAACTATGAAGGCAGCGCCGCCAAGGGCCGGATGACCGCCGCGCAGGTCGAGGGCGCGATGGGACTCTTGAAGCCCACCCTCAACCTTGAAGACCTCGCCGATTGCGACCTCATCATCGAGGCCGTGTACGAGAATATGGACGTCAAGAAGGACATCTTCGGCAAGCTCGACAAGATCGCCAAGCCGGGCGCGATCCTGGCGTCCAACACCAGCTATCTCAGCATCGACGAGATCGCGGCGGCGACCAGCCGCCCGGGCGACGTGGTCGGCATGCACTTCTTCTCGCCCGCCAACGTCATGAAGCTGCTCGAGGTCGTGCGCGGCGCCAAGACCGACAAGGACGTGCTGGCGACGGTCATGGACCTCGCCAAGAAGATCAAGAAGGTCGCTGTCGTTGCAGGCGTCTGTTACGGCTTCATCGGCAACCGCATGCTGATCCCGCGCCAGATGGAGGCGATGAAGCTGCTCCACGAGGGCGCGACGCCGATGCAGGTCGACAAGGTGCACGTCGAGTTCGGCATGCCGATGGGCCCGTTCCAGATGAGCGATCTTGCTGGTGTCGACATCGGCTGGCACCGCGATCCCACCCGGATCGAGAATATCCGCGACGCGCTCGCCGCCGAGAACCGCTGGGGCCAGAAGACCAAGGCCGGCTTCTACGACTATGACGACAAGCGCAATCCCTCGCCCAGCCCGCGCGTCGCCGAGATCATCGAGGAGTTCCGCAAGAAGACTGGCACCCCGCAGCATGAGGTGACCGACGAGGAGATTATCGAGCGCACCTTCTACACGATGGTCAACGAGGGTGCGAAGATCCTGGAGGAGGGCATGGCCCAGCGCGCGTCGGACATCGATGTCGTGTGGATCTATGGCTATGGCTGGCCGCCCTATCGCGGCGGGCCGATGTTCTGGGCCGACACGGTGGGCCTCAAGACGATCGTCGCGGGGCTGGAGAAGCACGGCTTCGAGATCTCGAAGCTGCTCCGCGAGAAGGCCGAGAGCGGCGGGAAGTTCAATGGCTGA
- a CDS encoding amidase family protein, with product MADLAAPAPRTTDAWAGATALDIAAAIARGETSAREQCELAIARIAAGDGAINAVVVRDFDRALEAADRADGAVARGERLPFLGVPMTVKEAFDVAGLPTSWGLAHASGNIATSDAVVVQRIKAAGAVILGKTNVAPGLADWQSDNPVYGRTNNPVDPGRTAGGSSGGSAAALAAGFVPIEIGSDIGGSIRVPAAFCGVWGHKPSYELVDSYGHRFPGTDGAPSPLGVVGPMARDAADLAAILDVLADAPPPRPVDILRSKRLLLLDRHPAAPTDAAIRGAVDRLEATARRADIDIARSSDLLPDLAAQHRAYCKMLAITFARGAPGPGGQTASLAGWFDLLDAQARNRRAWGRLFDEFDAVVTPANVVTAFPHRDDPYNERRLTVDGQDTSYDAQLVWAGLATYPGLPATAFPAGTDADGMPVGLQVITGYRDDHRAIAIADLLHGVLP from the coding sequence ATGGCTGACCTCGCCGCCCCGGCACCGCGTACAACCGACGCATGGGCCGGGGCGACCGCGCTGGACATCGCCGCAGCCATCGCGCGCGGCGAGACCAGTGCGCGCGAGCAATGCGAGCTGGCGATCGCGCGGATCGCGGCGGGCGACGGGGCGATCAATGCGGTGGTCGTGCGCGACTTCGATCGTGCGCTGGAGGCTGCCGACCGGGCCGACGGAGCGGTCGCGCGCGGCGAGCGGCTGCCGTTCCTCGGCGTGCCGATGACGGTCAAGGAAGCATTCGACGTCGCCGGGCTGCCGACCAGCTGGGGCCTCGCGCACGCCAGCGGCAACATCGCGACGAGTGACGCGGTGGTGGTGCAGCGGATCAAGGCGGCGGGCGCGGTGATCCTGGGCAAGACCAACGTCGCGCCCGGCCTTGCCGACTGGCAGTCCGACAATCCCGTCTATGGCCGCACCAACAATCCCGTCGATCCCGGCCGCACCGCGGGCGGGTCCTCGGGCGGATCGGCGGCGGCGTTGGCGGCCGGCTTCGTGCCGATCGAGATCGGCTCCGACATCGGCGGATCGATCCGCGTTCCCGCCGCCTTTTGCGGGGTGTGGGGGCACAAGCCGAGCTATGAGCTGGTCGACAGCTACGGCCACCGTTTCCCCGGCACCGACGGCGCGCCGTCGCCGCTGGGCGTGGTCGGGCCGATGGCGCGCGATGCCGCAGACCTTGCCGCGATCCTCGACGTGCTGGCGGATGCGCCGCCGCCGCGCCCGGTAGATATCTTGCGCAGCAAGCGCCTGCTGCTGCTCGACCGTCATCCCGCCGCACCGACCGATGCGGCGATCCGGGGGGCGGTGGACCGGCTCGAAGCCACTGCGCGCCGCGCGGACATCGATATCGCCCGGTCGAGCGACCTGCTTCCCGATCTCGCTGCGCAGCATCGCGCCTATTGCAAGATGCTGGCGATCACCTTCGCGCGCGGCGCCCCCGGCCCCGGCGGCCAGACCGCCAGCCTCGCCGGCTGGTTCGACCTGCTCGACGCGCAGGCCCGCAACCGCCGCGCCTGGGGCCGGCTGTTCGATGAATTCGACGCGGTGGTCACCCCCGCCAACGTCGTCACCGCCTTCCCCCACCGCGACGATCCCTACAACGAGCGGCGCCTGACCGTGGACGGGCAGGACACGTCCTACGACGCGCAGCTCGTCTGGGCCGGGCTGGCCACCTATCCCGGCCTCCCCGCCACCGCCTTCCCCGCCGGAACCGATGCCGATGGCATGCCCGTCGGCCTGCAGGTGATCACCGGTTACCGCGACGACCATCGCGCCATCGCGATCGCCGATCTTCTCCACGGAGTGCTGCCATGA
- a CDS encoding acyl-CoA dehydrogenase family protein, which yields MPLYLNDEQTMLRDAAQQFVGEAAPVSHMRALRDADDATGFSRDLWKQFAEMGFTGILIPESDGGLGLGHVEAGVVLEEIGRNLSPSPFLATAVAAVEALKGSAQRERWFPGILAGETVAALAIDEKAKHGNAIGMKAERSGNGFRLSGAKQFVTHGHVADLLIVAARTAGAPEDDAGVTLFAVPKDTAGLTADPQRLADSSLASRVTFENVEVDADAVIGEVDGGRAVLDALLAAGRTGAAAESLGVGGGAMDMTVQYLKERKQFGVLIGSFQALQHRAAHLYAELEVARAAVLKAQQLLDAGDARAAEAVSVAKAMAGLASTLAVQEGVQMHGGIGMTDEFDIGFYMKRGRVLAEMFGDANFHADQLARASGY from the coding sequence ATGCCCCTCTACCTCAACGACGAACAGACCATGCTCCGCGATGCTGCGCAGCAATTCGTGGGCGAGGCCGCGCCGGTTTCGCACATGCGTGCGCTGCGTGATGCCGACGACGCCACCGGCTTTTCGCGCGATCTGTGGAAGCAGTTTGCCGAGATGGGCTTCACCGGCATTCTGATCCCGGAGAGCGACGGCGGCCTCGGCCTCGGCCATGTCGAGGCGGGCGTGGTGCTCGAGGAAATCGGCCGCAACCTCTCGCCCTCCCCGTTCCTGGCCACGGCGGTCGCGGCGGTCGAAGCGCTCAAAGGGAGCGCGCAGCGCGAGCGCTGGTTCCCCGGCATCCTCGCGGGCGAGACCGTCGCCGCACTGGCGATCGACGAGAAGGCGAAGCACGGCAATGCCATCGGCATGAAGGCCGAGCGTTCGGGCAACGGCTTCCGCCTCTCGGGCGCCAAGCAGTTCGTCACCCACGGTCATGTCGCCGACCTGCTGATCGTCGCCGCGCGCACCGCCGGGGCGCCCGAGGACGACGCGGGCGTCACCTTGTTCGCGGTGCCGAAGGATACCGCGGGGCTTACCGCGGACCCCCAACGCCTCGCCGACTCCAGCCTCGCGTCGCGCGTCACCTTCGAGAACGTCGAGGTCGATGCCGACGCGGTGATCGGCGAGGTCGATGGCGGCCGCGCCGTTCTCGACGCCCTCCTCGCCGCCGGACGCACCGGCGCCGCGGCGGAATCGCTCGGCGTCGGCGGCGGGGCGATGGACATGACCGTCCAATATCTCAAGGAACGCAAGCAGTTCGGCGTCCTCATCGGCAGCTTCCAGGCGCTGCAGCATCGTGCGGCGCATCTCTATGCGGAGCTGGAGGTCGCGCGCGCGGCGGTGCTCAAGGCGCAGCAATTGCTGGATGCGGGCGACGCCAGGGCGGCCGAAGCCGTGTCGGTCGCCAAGGCGATGGCGGGGCTTGCCTCGACGCTCGCGGTGCAGGAAGGGGTGCAGATGCATGGCGGCATCGGCATGACCGACGAATTCGACATCGGCTTCTACATGAAGCGCGGCCGCGTGCTGGCGGAGATGTTCGGCGACGCCAATTTCCATGCCGACCAGCTGGCGAGGGCAAGCGGCTACTGA
- a CDS encoding acyl-CoA thioesterase II encodes MADDAEPKPRRTDAEIVAELLTLLDVEELDADLYRGHRQPGGRGRVFGGQVIAQGLQAAQRSVEGKAAHSLHAYFMRPGNEDHPITYRVVRDFDGGSFANRRVIAMQRGVPILNMTASFQREEGGLHHQDAMPDVPPPEDLRSEQELRREKIGEIPEGMRPFFLRRRPIEIRPVTPRDWINPEKMPPVWHSWFRAIAPLPDDPAMHRAVLSYASDMSLLGTALLPHGLTWLTPNFQTASLDHAVWLHEPFRADDWLLYATDSPWAGHARGFNRGKIFTRDGRLVASTAQEGLMRLRS; translated from the coding sequence ATGGCGGACGACGCGGAACCCAAACCCCGCCGCACCGATGCGGAGATCGTCGCCGAGCTGCTGACGCTGCTCGACGTCGAGGAGCTCGATGCCGATCTCTATCGCGGCCACCGCCAGCCGGGCGGGCGCGGGCGCGTGTTCGGCGGGCAGGTGATCGCGCAGGGGCTGCAGGCGGCGCAACGCTCGGTCGAGGGCAAGGCCGCGCACTCGCTCCACGCCTATTTCATGCGGCCGGGGAACGAGGATCATCCGATCACCTATCGCGTGGTGCGCGACTTCGACGGCGGCAGCTTCGCCAACCGCCGCGTGATCGCGATGCAGCGCGGCGTGCCGATCCTCAACATGACCGCCTCGTTCCAGCGCGAGGAGGGCGGGCTCCACCACCAGGACGCGATGCCCGACGTGCCGCCGCCCGAGGACCTGCGCTCCGAGCAGGAGCTGCGCCGCGAGAAGATCGGCGAGATCCCCGAAGGCATGCGCCCCTTCTTCCTGCGCCGCCGTCCGATCGAGATCCGGCCGGTCACGCCGCGCGACTGGATCAATCCGGAAAAGATGCCGCCGGTCTGGCACAGCTGGTTCCGCGCGATCGCCCCCTTGCCTGATGACCCGGCAATGCACCGCGCGGTGCTGTCCTACGCCTCGGACATGTCGCTGCTCGGCACGGCGCTGCTGCCGCACGGCCTCACCTGGCTGACCCCCAACTTCCAGACCGCGAGCCTCGACCATGCGGTGTGGCTGCACGAGCCGTTCCGCGCCGACGACTGGCTGCTCTACGCCACCGACAGTCCCTGGGCCGGCCATGCGCGCGGGTTCAACCGCGGCAAGATCTTCACCCGCGACGGACGGCTCGTCGCGAGCACCGCACAGGAAGGGTTGATGCGGCTGCGAAGCTGA
- a CDS encoding SDR family oxidoreductase, with amino-acid sequence MAKWTAADIPPQTGRTAVITGTGGLGFEDAVELARAGAEVILAGRNPDKGAAAVARIRALVPSAIIRFEMLDLASLDSVAAFAARLSERHGSLDLLVNNAGVMVPPRREETADGLELQFGTNHLGHFALTGLLLPLLRHGRQPRVVTLSSVAARDGAIAFDDLNAERRYRPMPAYSQSKLACLMFALELHRRSEASGWGVASMAAHPGIARTDLLHNAPGRWSAMGLTRSLLWFLFQPAAQGALPTLFAATAPDARSGGYYGPHALSEARGYPAPARIPPQALDVGAATRLWEVSEELSGVRYG; translated from the coding sequence ATGGCGAAATGGACAGCGGCAGACATTCCTCCCCAGACCGGGCGGACGGCGGTGATCACCGGAACCGGCGGACTTGGATTCGAGGATGCGGTAGAGCTGGCGCGGGCTGGCGCCGAGGTGATTCTGGCGGGGCGCAATCCGGACAAGGGAGCGGCAGCGGTGGCGCGTATCCGCGCGCTGGTACCATCCGCGATAATCCGGTTCGAGATGCTCGATCTCGCCAGCCTCGATTCGGTCGCGGCATTTGCCGCGCGCCTGAGCGAACGGCACGGCAGCCTCGACCTGCTGGTCAACAATGCCGGCGTAATGGTGCCGCCCCGGCGCGAGGAGACGGCGGACGGGCTGGAGCTGCAGTTCGGCACCAACCATCTCGGCCACTTCGCGCTGACGGGCCTACTCCTGCCACTCCTGCGCCACGGCCGGCAGCCACGTGTCGTCACCCTGTCGAGCGTCGCCGCGCGCGATGGCGCCATCGCGTTCGACGATCTGAATGCGGAGCGGCGCTATCGCCCGATGCCGGCCTACAGCCAGTCGAAGCTCGCCTGCCTGATGTTCGCGCTCGAACTGCACCGGCGGAGCGAGGCCAGCGGCTGGGGCGTCGCGAGCATGGCGGCGCATCCGGGCATCGCGCGAACCGACCTGCTGCACAATGCACCGGGACGGTGGAGCGCCATGGGCCTCACCCGATCGTTGCTGTGGTTTCTGTTCCAGCCCGCTGCACAGGGCGCGCTGCCGACGCTGTTCGCCGCCACCGCACCCGACGCACGATCGGGCGGCTATTACGGACCCCATGCGCTGAGCGAAGCGCGCGGCTATCCCGCCCCTGCCCGCATCCCCCCGCAGGCGTTGGACGTGGGTGCTGCGACGCGGCTATGGGAGGTGTCGGAGGAACTTAGCGGGGTTCGCTACGGCTAA
- a CDS encoding class I adenylate-forming enzyme family protein, which translates to MHVAAEPIIPLDPSWPKMTLGQAQALMTAPGQPLEMEEVAIRGVPTRVWKNAPPNLAALIQLSRTHGERLFTIHEDERVSFEANFRAVAHLATKLREMGVKKGDRVALAMRNLPEWPVIFFAAVSIGAILVPLNAWWTGGELEYGLADSGSSVLFTDGQRYERIAPHLAALPGLRRIVVSRARGELPAATLQLESLIGAPADWAALPDLPLPADPELAPEDDATIFYTSGTTGNPKGALGTHRNLATNIMSSAYCAARAYLRRGEMPPAPQPRVGLLVIPLFHVTACSASLMGAMAAGHTLVFMRKWDPAEAMAIIEREKVNLTGGVPTIAWQLLEHPDRHKYDLSSLESIAYGGAPSAPELVKRIYTEFGALPGNGWGMTETMATVTQHGGEDYLNRPTSAGPPVPVAELKIVDPEGARELPAGEVGELWARGPMIVKGYWNQPGASAETFIDGWVRTGDLARIDEEGFLFIVDRAKDIVIRGGENIYSSEVEDVLYAHPAVTDAALIGIPHKTLGEEPVAVVHLAPGTHASEAELQAWVRERLAGFKVPVAVRFVKDTLPRNANGKIMKKDLKALFADQEAA; encoded by the coding sequence ATGCACGTGGCCGCCGAACCGATCATCCCGCTCGACCCGTCATGGCCGAAGATGACGCTAGGGCAGGCACAGGCGCTGATGACCGCGCCGGGTCAGCCGCTCGAGATGGAGGAGGTCGCGATTCGCGGCGTGCCGACCCGGGTGTGGAAGAACGCGCCGCCCAATCTCGCCGCGCTGATCCAGCTGTCGCGCACGCATGGCGAGCGGCTGTTCACGATCCATGAGGACGAGCGCGTCAGCTTCGAGGCGAATTTCCGCGCCGTCGCGCATCTCGCGACGAAGCTGCGCGAGATGGGGGTGAAGAAGGGCGATCGTGTTGCGCTGGCGATGCGCAACCTGCCCGAATGGCCGGTGATCTTCTTCGCCGCGGTCAGCATCGGTGCGATCCTGGTGCCGCTCAATGCGTGGTGGACGGGCGGCGAGCTCGAATATGGCCTCGCCGATTCAGGCAGCAGCGTGCTGTTCACCGATGGCCAGCGCTACGAGCGGATCGCGCCGCACCTCGCCGCGCTTCCCGGCTTGCGCCGCATCGTCGTCAGCCGCGCGCGGGGTGAGCTACCCGCGGCTACGCTGCAGCTGGAGTCGCTGATCGGCGCACCCGCGGACTGGGCGGCGCTGCCCGACCTGCCGCTCCCCGCCGATCCCGAGCTGGCGCCCGAGGACGACGCGACGATCTTCTACACCAGCGGCACCACCGGCAATCCCAAGGGCGCGCTCGGCACGCACCGCAACCTCGCCACCAACATCATGTCGAGCGCCTATTGCGCCGCGCGCGCCTATCTGCGGCGGGGCGAGATGCCGCCGGCGCCGCAGCCGCGCGTCGGCCTGCTGGTGATCCCGCTGTTCCATGTCACCGCCTGCTCCGCCAGCCTGATGGGTGCGATGGCCGCCGGGCACACGCTCGTCTTCATGCGCAAATGGGATCCGGCCGAGGCGATGGCGATCATCGAGCGCGAGAAGGTCAACCTGACCGGCGGCGTGCCGACCATCGCGTGGCAGCTGCTCGAGCATCCCGACCGCCACAAATATGACCTCTCCAGCCTCGAATCGATCGCCTATGGCGGCGCGCCGTCGGCGCCCGAGCTGGTCAAGCGCATCTATACCGAATTCGGCGCGCTGCCCGGCAATGGCTGGGGGATGACCGAGACGATGGCGACGGTCACCCAGCATGGGGGGGAGGATTATCTCAACCGCCCGACCAGCGCCGGCCCGCCCGTGCCGGTGGCGGAGCTCAAGATCGTCGACCCGGAGGGCGCGCGCGAGTTGCCGGCCGGCGAGGTCGGCGAGCTGTGGGCGAGGGGCCCGATGATCGTGAAGGGCTATTGGAACCAGCCCGGGGCGAGTGCCGAGACCTTCATCGACGGCTGGGTGCGGACCGGCGACCTCGCCAGGATCGATGAGGAAGGGTTCCTGTTCATCGTCGACCGCGCCAAGGACATCGTCATCCGCGGCGGCGAGAATATCTATTCGTCCGAGGTCGAGGACGTGCTCTACGCGCACCCCGCGGTGACCGACGCGGCGCTGATCGGCATCCCCCACAAGACGCTGGGCGAGGAGCCGGTGGCGGTGGTCCACCTCGCCCCCGGCACGCATGCCAGCGAGGCCGAGCTTCAGGCCTGGGTGCGCGAACGGCTGGCGGGCTTCAAGGTGCCGGTGGCGGTGCGCTTCGTGAAGGACACGCTGCCGCGCAACGCCAATGGCAAGATCATGAAGAAGGACTTGAAGGCGCTGTTCGCGGATCAGGAAGCGGCATAA
- a CDS encoding acyl-CoA dehydrogenase family protein, whose amino-acid sequence MSDLDTFRAETRAWLEANCPASMREPVRSEKDTVWGGRDQSALTPDQKTWMDRMAARGWTVPDWPKAYGGGGLSPAESKILREEMRALGCRNPLSSFGISMLGPALLKYGNEEQKLEHLPRIARGEIRWCQGYSEPNAGSDLAALATSAEDMGDHFLVNGQKVWTSYADKADWIFCLVRTDKSVKQAGISFLLFDMASPGVSTKPILLISGYSPFCETFFDDVKVPKANLVGELNKGWDVAKYLLGHEREMISGMGLGLSSGGTLIGNTVAQMGLDADGRLADPLLRGQIALHEVRARAFAAMSERFLDELKAGRAHPAQPSMMKYYGTELNKARHELEMAAGGSDSLEWESEASNNGAAPRAWLRTKANSIEGGTSEVQLNIIAKRILELPS is encoded by the coding sequence ATGAGTGACCTCGACACCTTCCGCGCCGAGACGCGCGCCTGGCTGGAGGCGAACTGCCCCGCATCGATGCGCGAGCCGGTGCGCAGCGAGAAGGACACTGTGTGGGGCGGGCGCGACCAATCGGCACTCACTCCCGATCAAAAGACATGGATGGACCGGATGGCCGCACGCGGCTGGACCGTGCCCGACTGGCCCAAAGCCTATGGCGGCGGCGGCCTATCCCCGGCGGAGAGCAAGATCCTGCGCGAGGAAATGCGCGCGCTCGGCTGCCGCAACCCGCTCAGCTCGTTCGGCATCTCGATGCTCGGCCCGGCGCTGCTGAAGTACGGCAACGAGGAACAGAAGCTCGAGCACCTCCCCAGGATCGCGCGCGGCGAGATCCGCTGGTGCCAGGGCTATTCGGAACCCAATGCCGGCAGCGACCTCGCCGCGCTCGCCACGTCCGCGGAAGACATGGGCGATCACTTCCTGGTCAACGGCCAGAAGGTGTGGACCAGCTATGCCGACAAGGCCGACTGGATCTTCTGCCTGGTCCGCACCGACAAGAGCGTGAAGCAGGCCGGGATCAGCTTCCTGCTGTTCGACATGGCCTCGCCCGGCGTGTCGACCAAGCCGATCCTCCTGATCAGCGGCTATTCGCCCTTCTGCGAGACCTTCTTCGACGATGTGAAGGTGCCCAAGGCCAACCTGGTCGGCGAGCTCAACAAGGGCTGGGACGTCGCCAAATATCTGCTCGGGCATGAGCGCGAGATGATCTCGGGCATGGGGCTTGGCCTGTCGAGCGGCGGGACGCTGATCGGCAACACCGTCGCGCAGATGGGCCTCGATGCCGATGGCCGCCTCGCCGACCCGCTGCTGCGCGGCCAGATCGCGCTGCACGAGGTGCGCGCCCGCGCTTTCGCGGCGATGTCGGAACGCTTCCTCGACGAGCTCAAGGCCGGCCGCGCGCATCCCGCGCAGCCGAGCATGATGAAATATTACGGGACCGAGCTGAACAAGGCGCGGCATGAGCTGGAGATGGCCGCCGGCGGATCGGACTCGCTCGAATGGGAGAGCGAGGCCTCGAACAACGGCGCCGCGCCGCGCGCCTGGCTGCGTACCAAGGCGAATTCGATCGAGGGCGGGACGAGCGAGGTCCAGCTCAACATTATCGCCAAGCGGATTTTGGAATTGCCGTCGTGA
- a CDS encoding oxidoreductase produces the protein MARTWFITGASSGFGRALAEAALARGDSAVLAARRGDALRALAEGHGERALPVTLDVTDETSRRAAIAAALDRFGRVDVLANIAGRGSLGAAEEFAPDQLRDQMEVNFFGPVELTRALLPAMRGQRSGHILNLTSIGGLISMGGFSVYCASKFALEGWSEALRDEVRPLGIHVTIVEPGAFRTEFAGDANMRPVERLDAYRGVIDPIEAYLYGGDGEQPGDPARAAAAMIAVVESDDPPLRLMLGADALAGWEAKRAVVDTDVAAWRAVGEATAFPDAEIRPIGGREG, from the coding sequence ATGGCCAGGACCTGGTTCATCACGGGAGCGTCGAGCGGCTTCGGGCGGGCGCTGGCCGAGGCGGCGCTGGCACGTGGCGATAGTGCCGTGCTTGCCGCGCGGCGCGGCGATGCGCTGCGTGCGCTTGCCGAGGGGCATGGCGAGCGGGCGCTTCCCGTCACGCTCGACGTCACCGACGAGACCTCGAGGCGCGCCGCGATCGCCGCGGCGCTGGATCGCTTCGGCCGCGTCGACGTGCTCGCCAACATCGCCGGGCGCGGATCGCTCGGCGCCGCGGAGGAATTCGCGCCCGACCAGCTGCGCGACCAGATGGAGGTCAATTTCTTCGGCCCGGTCGAGCTGACGCGGGCGTTGCTGCCGGCGATGCGCGGCCAGCGAAGCGGCCATATCCTCAACCTCACCAGCATCGGCGGGCTGATCTCGATGGGTGGTTTTTCCGTCTATTGCGCGTCGAAGTTCGCGCTCGAGGGCTGGAGCGAAGCGCTGCGCGACGAGGTGAGGCCGCTCGGCATTCATGTGACCATCGTCGAGCCTGGCGCTTTCCGCACCGAATTCGCCGGCGATGCGAACATGCGGCCCGTGGAGAGGCTCGACGCCTATCGCGGCGTGATCGATCCGATCGAAGCCTATCTCTACGGTGGCGACGGCGAGCAGCCGGGTGACCCGGCGCGGGCGGCGGCGGCGATGATCGCCGTAGTCGAGAGCGACGATCCGCCGCTCCGGCTGATGCTGGGTGCCGATGCGCTGGCGGGGTGGGAAGCGAAGCGTGCGGTGGTCGACACCGATGTCGCGGCGTGGCGCGCGGTGGGCGAGGCAACGGCCTTCCCGGATGCCGAGATACGTCCGATCGGCGGGCGTGAAGGTTAG